Proteins from a single region of Phycisphaerae bacterium:
- a CDS encoding thrombospondin type 3 repeat-containing protein, giving the protein MRSAVLLAVLETVLLVYSAGAWAQARAAEPVPAGLSASEWTSIRAAYEANRHAAFAIEGGYQARNPGQQWRTRFDGRGFVTTPDAGDWSWGLELVSYGVEGAVHEFVAPTCADATGQRVIYEWGEHLTEWYVNDARGLGHGYTVYRRPDSSALRAGKLEDPLPEAEASGNHRAPSGRFGPLHFTLAVRGDLRPQVGADGRGLTFVDSNGAAVVNYTGLTVFDATGALVPAWFESVAVSDESVTSLFAIHHSQFIRIIIDDADATYPLTIDPVAQQAYLKASNTGADDEFGYSVAVSGDTMVVGAPQEASNATGVNGNQGDNSAPDAGAAYIFVRNGGIWSQQAYLKASNTQEGDVFGFSVAASGDTVVVGADNEDSSATGVNGNQADNSALNSGAAYVFVRNAGVWSQQAYLKASNTGAGDQFFSVAVSGDTVVVGAWLEDSSATGVNGNQADNSASASGAAYVFVRGGGVWSQQAYLKASNTGADDQFGYSVAASGDTLVVGAIWEDSGATGMNGNQADNSAADAGAAYVFVRSGGIWNQQAYLKASNTGAGDVFGASAAASGDMVVVGAAFEASNATGVNGNQADNSALNAGAAYVFVRSGGVWSQQVYLKASNTGVDDWFGISVAASGDTVVAAAYFEDSSATGVGGNQADNSAVDSGAAYVFDLDEDDDGVIDPVDNCPLVVNPGQENGDNDAHGDVCDNCPSVANDDQADLDGDGIGNVCDADMDGDEVDNDVDACAAASPCVLSDASGRPQSDLNLDCVVNGMDVQLLVNCILNGGGACVGIDPDGDDQTANLDAADDISAFSNDAVAPATAPCL; this is encoded by the coding sequence GTGAGATCGGCCGTTTTACTTGCCGTTTTAGAAACCGTGCTCCTGGTTTACTCTGCCGGCGCATGGGCTCAAGCCCGCGCTGCCGAACCCGTGCCCGCCGGGCTCTCGGCCTCGGAGTGGACGTCCATCCGCGCGGCCTATGAGGCGAATCGCCATGCGGCCTTCGCGATCGAAGGCGGCTATCAGGCGCGCAACCCCGGCCAGCAATGGCGAACCCGGTTTGACGGTCGCGGCTTCGTTACAACGCCGGATGCGGGAGATTGGTCATGGGGGCTTGAACTGGTCAGCTATGGCGTCGAGGGTGCGGTGCATGAATTCGTCGCACCGACCTGCGCCGACGCCACAGGCCAGCGCGTTATCTACGAGTGGGGCGAGCACCTGACCGAGTGGTACGTCAACGACGCGCGCGGGCTGGGGCATGGTTACACGGTGTATCGGCGGCCCGATTCGTCCGCCCTCCGGGCGGGGAAATTAGAAGATCCTCTTCCAGAGGCTGAAGCCTCTGGCAACCATCGTGCGCCCTCCGGGCGGTTTGGGCCGCTGCATTTCACGTTGGCGGTACGCGGCGATCTGCGCCCGCAAGTGGGCGCGGACGGGCGCGGATTAACGTTCGTCGATTCAAACGGCGCGGCGGTCGTGAACTACACCGGCCTGACCGTCTTCGATGCCACGGGCGCGTTAGTGCCTGCCTGGTTTGAGTCGGTTGCGGTCAGCGATGAGTCCGTCACTTCGCTATTCGCAATTCATCATTCGCAATTCATCCGCATCATCATTGATGATGCGGATGCCACGTATCCCCTCACCATCGACCCCGTCGCCCAGCAGGCCTACCTCAAGGCCTCCAACACTGGGGCGGATGACGAGTTTGGCTATTCGGTGGCCGTCAGCGGCGACACGATGGTGGTCGGAGCGCCGCAGGAGGCCAGCAACGCCACGGGCGTCAACGGCAACCAGGGCGACAACAGCGCCCCCGATGCCGGCGCGGCCTACATCTTCGTCCGCAACGGCGGGATCTGGAGCCAACAGGCCTACCTCAAAGCCTCGAACACGCAAGAGGGAGACGTGTTCGGCTTTTCGGTGGCCGCCAGTGGCGACACGGTAGTGGTCGGGGCGGACAACGAGGACAGCAGCGCCACGGGCGTGAACGGCAACCAGGCCGACAATAGTGCTCTCAATTCCGGCGCGGCGTACGTTTTCGTCCGCAACGCAGGCGTCTGGAGCCAGCAGGCCTACCTCAAGGCGTCGAACACCGGCGCGGGCGACCAGTTCTTCTCGGTGGCCGTGTCGGGTGACACGGTAGTGGTCGGGGCGTGGCTTGAGGACAGCAGCGCCACGGGCGTGAACGGCAACCAGGCCGACAACAGCGCCTCTGCTTCCGGCGCGGCCTACGTCTTCGTCCGCGGCGGCGGCGTGTGGAGCCAACAGGCCTACCTCAAGGCGTCGAACACCGGGGCGGATGACCAGTTTGGCTATTCCGTTGCCGCAAGCGGCGATACGCTCGTCGTCGGAGCGATCTGGGAGGACAGCGGCGCCACCGGAATGAACGGCAACCAGGCCGACAACAGCGCCGCGGATGCTGGTGCGGCCTATGTTTTCGTCCGCAGCGGCGGCATCTGGAACCAGCAGGCCTACCTCAAGGCATCGAACACGGGGGCGGGCGACGTATTCGGCGCTTCGGCAGCCGCGAGCGGCGACATGGTGGTGGTCGGGGCGGCATTCGAGGCCAGCAACGCCACGGGGGTGAACGGCAACCAGGCCGACAACAGCGCTCTGAATGCCGGCGCGGCCTACGTCTTCGTCCGCAGCGGCGGCGTCTGGAGCCAGCAGGTCTACCTGAAGGCCTCGAACACCGGGGTGGATGACTGGTTCGGCATCTCGGTGGCCGCGAGCGGCGACACGGTGGTGGCCGCGGCGTATTTCGAGGACAGCAGCGCCACAGGAGTGGGAGGCAATCAGGCCGACAACAGCGCCGTCGATTCCGGCGCGGCGTACGTCTTTGATTTGGACGAGGACGACGACGGAGTGATCGACCCCGTTGACAATTGTCCGCTGGTTGTCAATCCCGGTCAGGAGAATGGCGACAATGATGCGCATGGGGATGTCTGCGACAACTGCCCCTCCGTGGCCAATGACGATCAAGCCGATCTCGACGGCGACGGGATCGGGAATGTATGCGATGCTGACATGGACGGCGACGAAGTCGATAACGACGTGGATGCATGCGCGGCGGCTTCGCCGTGCGTGTTGTCCGATGCAAGCGGCCGGCCGCAGAGCGATCTGAACCTCGACTGCGTGGTGAACGGGATGGACGTGCAACTACTGGTCAATTGTATCCTCAATGGCGGTGGAGCTTGTGTCGGCATCGACCCCGACGGCGACGATCAGACCGCCAATCTCGATGCAGCGGACGATATCTCCGCGTTTTCGAACGATGCCGTCGCGCCCGCGACAGCACCCTGTCTATGA
- a CDS encoding tetratricopeptide repeat protein yields the protein MRTPKKDVCLPVIPASATDHHGPRPSRSGRWRAVSLLLVHIFMLAHALQWLRDGRTVTPIEPSESMETLITGRINAGFIFFAVAILLTIVLGRWLCGWGCHLVAYQDLTNWLLKKLRLRPKAFRSRVLILAPLLAALYMFVWPAAYRLAVGAPQPRLTAHLTTTGFWDTFPQYGIAALTVLICGVAIIYLLGPKGFCTYACPYGAFFGLADKLALFRIRVTDACRQCGHCTAVCTSNVKVSEEVNLYKMVVDPGCMKCLDCVSVCPNDALYYGFGFPSLGAKPLAAAASASNVPRRYDLTLAEELAAALIFVAAFFSFRGLYGKLPFLLSLGIAGIIAYLVMKAARLIYARDVLIQRTRLKSTGRIRPFGIAYLFLTAAIVGLMAHSGYWRYHDYLGNLAFEKSPPELFGWQYQPDRLGAASDEQQSAVAAGIHHLEKARRSALALVPENDRELAWLYLQMKLPDRAAAAIRRALHSEPKDMIAWAHLAKIETLRGDLAAARGAYQKALSLESARRADWTTKLGEAVPMPGAADLLAEWGLFQAHCGETDAADATLRWAAQYDAVSPTAHLALGLFQIRMNQIDAARASLIRAVAASPHAPEPRRALADLCKEPQSYPAAIDQYTAALRDHPAEPVYLHNRAYALTQLNRYAEAAADYRAVLKHQPSYAEARANLGAILLAQGDIPGAAREYEQLLTDQPANPEAAIRLGYIYLMSNRPADAHRLLQGVLTSGDRDQRRTAQSLLSQLAP from the coding sequence ATGCGAACCCCCAAAAAGGATGTCTGCCTCCCGGTCATCCCGGCCTCAGCCACAGACCACCACGGTCCGCGCCCCTCGCGCTCCGGCCGTTGGCGGGCGGTCTCGCTTCTGCTGGTCCACATCTTCATGCTTGCCCACGCCCTGCAATGGCTCCGCGACGGTCGCACCGTCACCCCCATCGAACCCTCCGAGTCCATGGAAACGCTTATCACCGGCCGCATCAACGCCGGCTTCATCTTCTTCGCCGTCGCCATCCTGCTCACCATCGTCCTCGGACGCTGGCTCTGCGGCTGGGGCTGCCACCTCGTCGCCTACCAGGACCTCACGAACTGGCTGCTCAAGAAACTCCGCCTCCGCCCCAAGGCCTTCCGCTCGCGCGTGCTCATCCTCGCCCCGCTCCTCGCCGCCCTCTACATGTTCGTCTGGCCCGCCGCCTATCGCCTCGCCGTCGGCGCGCCGCAGCCCAGACTCACCGCGCATCTCACCACGACCGGCTTCTGGGACACCTTCCCGCAGTATGGCATCGCCGCCCTCACCGTCCTCATCTGCGGCGTCGCCATCATCTACCTCCTCGGCCCCAAAGGCTTCTGCACCTACGCCTGCCCCTACGGCGCCTTCTTCGGCCTCGCCGACAAGCTCGCCCTCTTCCGCATCCGCGTCACCGACGCCTGCCGCCAGTGCGGTCACTGCACCGCCGTCTGCACGTCGAACGTGAAAGTTTCCGAGGAAGTGAACCTCTACAAGATGGTCGTCGACCCCGGCTGCATGAAATGCCTCGACTGCGTCAGCGTCTGCCCCAACGACGCCCTCTACTACGGCTTCGGATTCCCCTCGCTTGGCGCGAAGCCGCTCGCCGCAGCGGCCAGCGCTTCCAACGTACCCCGCCGCTACGACCTCACCCTCGCCGAAGAACTTGCCGCCGCCCTGATCTTCGTCGCCGCCTTCTTCTCCTTCCGCGGCCTGTACGGCAAGCTCCCCTTCCTCCTCTCGCTCGGCATCGCCGGCATCATCGCTTATCTCGTCATGAAAGCCGCGCGCCTCATCTACGCCCGCGATGTCCTCATCCAGCGAACCCGCCTCAAATCCACCGGTCGCATTCGCCCCTTCGGCATCGCGTACCTGTTTCTCACCGCCGCAATCGTCGGCCTGATGGCCCACAGCGGCTACTGGCGATACCACGACTACCTTGGCAACCTCGCTTTTGAAAAATCCCCCCCGGAACTCTTCGGCTGGCAATACCAACCCGATCGGCTCGGCGCCGCAAGCGACGAACAACAATCCGCCGTCGCCGCCGGCATTCATCACTTGGAAAAGGCGCGGCGCAGCGCCCTTGCCCTCGTCCCCGAAAACGATCGCGAACTCGCCTGGCTCTATCTGCAAATGAAACTACCGGATCGCGCCGCCGCGGCGATCCGCCGGGCTTTACATTCCGAGCCCAAAGACATGATCGCCTGGGCGCACCTTGCTAAAATCGAAACGCTACGTGGCGATCTGGCGGCGGCGCGAGGCGCCTATCAAAAAGCCCTCTCCCTCGAAAGCGCCCGCCGCGCCGACTGGACCACCAAGCTCGGCGAGGCTGTCCCCATGCCGGGCGCCGCCGACCTCCTCGCCGAGTGGGGCCTCTTCCAGGCGCACTGCGGCGAAACCGACGCCGCCGACGCGACACTGCGCTGGGCCGCCCAATACGACGCCGTTTCCCCAACGGCCCACCTCGCCCTCGGTCTCTTCCAGATCCGCATGAACCAGATCGACGCCGCCCGCGCCTCCCTCATCCGCGCGGTCGCCGCCTCCCCCCACGCCCCGGAGCCGCGCAGGGCACTCGCGGACCTCTGCAAAGAGCCGCAGTCCTACCCGGCCGCCATCGACCAGTACACCGCCGCCCTCCGCGATCACCCCGCCGAGCCGGTCTATCTCCACAATCGCGCGTATGCGCTTACGCAACTCAATCGCTACGCCGAAGCCGCCGCCGATTACCGCGCCGTGCTAAAACATCAGCCGTCCTACGCCGAGGCCCGCGCCAACCTCGGCGCGATCCTCCTCGCCCAGGGCGACATCCCCGGCGCCGCCCGCGAATACGAACAGCTCCTCACCGACCAGCCCGCCAACCCCGAAGCCGCGATCCGCCTCGGTTACATCTACCTGATGTCCAACCGCCCCGCCGACGCCCACCGCCTCTTGCAAGGCGTACTCACCTCCGGCGACCGCGACCAGCGCCGCACCGCCCAATCACTTCTCTCTCAACTCGCCCCGTAG
- a CDS encoding glycosyltransferase family 4 protein: MRIVHVITRLIVGGAQENTILTCEGLAQRGHEVYLLSGPTTGPEGSLVDRARSGRYTFEEIPSLVRQVSPSRDWAARSALTRRFRELRPDVVHTHSSKAGVLGRVAAHRAGVPAIVHTIHGMSFNRTQPWMVRAAYAAAERYCARRCHAIVSVADAMTRQALAAGVGRAEQYETIRSGMEVEEFDPQMHADKRRWGFAEDDIVVGTVARLFPNKGYEQLLEIMSIAAGREPRLRFLWVGGGSHRAAYEAELARRGLAGRTRLTGLLPPGEMPRVMASIDVLAHTSQWEGLPRAAVQALLMQRPVVSFDIDGAPEVVIPGRTGELAALGDFGAFAEKLVALARDVERRRGYGAAGRELCLREFDHRAMVERIEGLYRRIVGSE, encoded by the coding sequence GTGCGCATTGTTCACGTCATTACGCGGTTGATTGTCGGGGGGGCGCAGGAGAATACCATTCTGACGTGCGAGGGATTGGCGCAGCGCGGTCATGAGGTGTATCTCCTGAGTGGACCGACGACAGGGCCGGAGGGGTCGCTTGTCGATCGGGCGCGGTCGGGGCGGTACACGTTTGAAGAGATTCCATCGCTGGTGCGGCAGGTCAGTCCGTCGCGCGACTGGGCGGCGCGGTCGGCGCTGACGCGGCGGTTTCGGGAGCTGCGACCGGACGTGGTGCATACGCATTCGAGCAAGGCGGGGGTGCTGGGGCGGGTGGCGGCGCATCGGGCGGGCGTGCCGGCGATCGTCCACACGATTCATGGGATGAGCTTCAATCGGACGCAGCCGTGGATGGTGCGGGCGGCGTATGCGGCGGCGGAGCGCTATTGCGCGCGGCGGTGCCATGCGATCGTCAGCGTGGCGGACGCGATGACGCGGCAGGCGCTGGCGGCGGGAGTGGGGCGGGCGGAGCAGTATGAGACGATTCGCAGCGGCATGGAGGTCGAAGAATTTGATCCGCAGATGCACGCAGATAAACGCAGATGGGGGTTTGCGGAGGACGACATCGTCGTCGGGACGGTTGCGCGGTTGTTTCCCAATAAGGGGTATGAGCAGTTGCTGGAGATCATGTCAATTGCGGCGGGGCGCGAGCCGCGGCTGCGCTTCTTGTGGGTCGGTGGTGGTTCGCACCGGGCGGCGTATGAGGCGGAGCTGGCGCGGCGGGGCTTGGCGGGGCGGACGCGATTGACGGGATTGCTGCCACCGGGCGAGATGCCGCGGGTGATGGCGTCGATCGATGTCCTGGCGCACACGTCGCAGTGGGAGGGATTGCCGCGGGCGGCGGTGCAGGCGCTCCTGATGCAAAGGCCGGTGGTGAGCTTTGATATCGACGGCGCGCCGGAGGTGGTGATACCCGGTCGGACGGGGGAACTGGCGGCGCTGGGGGATTTCGGAGCCTTCGCGGAGAAGCTGGTCGCGCTGGCCCGGGACGTCGAGCGTCGGCGGGGGTATGGGGCGGCGGGGCGGGAACTTTGTCTGCGGGAGTTTGACCATCGGGCAATGGTGGAGCGGATTGAGGGGCTGTATCGGAGAATCGTGGGGAGCGAGTAG